A window of the Halopseudomonas phragmitis genome harbors these coding sequences:
- a CDS encoding LysR family transcriptional regulator, with the protein MQEIHSKGDLNLFRVLLAVADSGSTIEAANQLHLSQSAVSHALRRLREMLGDPLFVKHGRQLVMTAHTRSILPRVRSALDELATTTLRHSAFDPTRSAMTFRCGLRDALEFLLMPTLLQRARTQHWQVRFHSQRVLGEDIEARILAGELDVAVNLEYPVSEQLASRELVREQLSVMVGPQHPAYHSGQLSLDDYAKAEHVLVTLTERERSLVEQDLLGLQGQQRRIALHCEHYHAAAQVVAQTDLLLTMPRSYAQNLARLNGNRLLALPFPSRPIPVRLYWRKSLGQEPYMRWLLAELEALLRGMQSAAAP; encoded by the coding sequence ATGCAGGAAATTCATTCAAAGGGCGATCTCAACCTGTTTCGCGTGTTGCTGGCCGTGGCTGATAGCGGCAGTACCATCGAGGCCGCCAATCAACTGCACCTGTCGCAGTCGGCGGTCTCGCATGCCCTACGGCGGCTGCGCGAGATGCTCGGCGACCCATTGTTCGTCAAGCATGGCCGGCAACTGGTAATGACCGCCCACACCCGCAGCATCCTGCCCAGAGTGCGCAGCGCCCTGGACGAACTGGCCACCACCACCCTGCGGCACAGCGCCTTTGACCCCACCCGTTCAGCCATGACCTTCCGCTGCGGGCTGCGTGATGCATTGGAGTTTCTGCTGATGCCGACCCTGCTGCAACGCGCCCGCACACAGCACTGGCAAGTGCGTTTTCATAGTCAGCGGGTGCTGGGCGAAGACATCGAGGCGCGGATTCTGGCCGGCGAGCTGGATGTGGCGGTCAATCTGGAATATCCGGTCAGCGAGCAACTGGCCAGCCGCGAGCTGGTGCGCGAACAGCTCAGCGTCATGGTCGGCCCCCAGCACCCGGCCTACCACAGCGGCCAGTTGAGTCTGGACGACTACGCCAAGGCCGAGCATGTGCTGGTGACCCTGACCGAACGCGAACGCAGCCTGGTTGAGCAGGACTTGCTCGGCCTGCAAGGCCAGCAGCGGCGCATCGCCCTGCACTGCGAGCACTACCATGCCGCTGCCCAGGTGGTCGCTCAGACCGACCTGCTACTGACCATGCCGCGCAGCTACGCGCAGAATCTGGCCCGGCTCAACGGCAACCGGTTACTTGCGCTGCCCTTCCCCAGCCGACCGATTCCGGTACGTCTGTACTGGCGCAAGTCACTCGGCCAGGAACCTTATATGCGCTGGCTGCTGGCGGAACTGGAAGCCTTGCTGCGCGGCATGCAGTCAGCCGCTGCGCCATAG
- a CDS encoding lecithin retinol acyltransferase family protein yields MFNAQPIAMNFTDDPHLALWDLGRELEPAAGTHLISPRNGYWHHGIYVGRGRVVHYAGLCRDIHGGPVEEVGIDRFAAGEPVLIHQRPDTTFSGREVVHRARSRLGERRYHILTNNCEHFCNWCLSGQHRSYQVRSYLIHPLAAYRLARRLAPRWLGQLGGVQSWLDGLVSRWSLNTIKLGWPHWGSLNRLRTWLGY; encoded by the coding sequence ATGTTCAACGCTCAGCCCATCGCCATGAACTTCACCGACGACCCGCATCTGGCTCTCTGGGATCTTGGACGTGAGCTGGAGCCGGCTGCCGGGACCCATCTGATCAGCCCGCGCAATGGCTATTGGCACCATGGCATCTATGTTGGCCGAGGCCGGGTGGTTCACTACGCTGGGTTGTGCCGTGACATTCATGGCGGACCGGTAGAAGAAGTCGGCATCGACCGTTTTGCCGCCGGCGAACCAGTGTTGATCCACCAGCGCCCTGACACGACGTTCAGCGGCCGCGAAGTTGTGCACCGCGCCCGCTCACGCCTGGGAGAACGCCGCTATCACATCCTCACCAACAACTGCGAACACTTCTGCAACTGGTGCCTGAGCGGTCAGCACCGCAGTTATCAAGTGCGCAGCTACCTGATCCACCCGCTGGCCGCCTACCGCCTGGCCCGGCGGCTGGCACCGCGCTGGCTGGGTCAGCTTGGCGGCGTGCAAAGCTGGCTGGATGGGCTTGTCAGCCGCTGGAGTCTAAACACTATCAAGTTGGGCTGGCCGCATTGGGGTAGCCTGAACAGACTGCGTACATGGCTCGGCTACTGA
- a CDS encoding CNNM domain-containing protein, with protein MTLLIAFAVLSILVSFLCSVLEAALLSMTPSFIANQKAEKPRLYERLKHLKENVDQPLAAILTLNTVAHTVGATGVGAQVTIVFGDGYLGIASAIMTLLILVLSEILPKTLGARYWPILAPVLPSFLNGMIVLLKPFILLSDLVTRSLGGKTPEHNIREEIKALALLGRELDKLDDDEQRVISNVLDLHMIRLRDIMTPRTVCEALAPEMSLADALTRVQDSQFSRYPVISDDETPLGVVFRVDILGTDDLSAPVSSVMKPVKVAQDSQNVEALLSQLLNEQQHLCLVYDEFGSWGGLVTMEDIIETLIGKPILDETDDIPNMRRLAKRLWEHRLKAVR; from the coding sequence ATGACTCTCCTGATAGCGTTTGCTGTCCTATCCATTCTGGTTTCCTTTCTCTGTTCCGTACTTGAAGCAGCGCTGCTGTCAATGACACCAAGCTTCATCGCCAACCAAAAAGCCGAAAAGCCTCGGCTCTACGAGCGCCTCAAGCACCTCAAGGAAAACGTCGACCAGCCACTCGCGGCGATCCTCACACTTAATACTGTGGCGCACACGGTCGGCGCCACCGGAGTCGGTGCGCAGGTCACTATAGTGTTCGGCGATGGCTACCTGGGTATTGCCTCCGCAATCATGACCCTGCTGATCCTGGTTCTCTCTGAAATTCTGCCCAAGACTTTGGGGGCACGCTACTGGCCAATACTTGCGCCAGTACTGCCGTCTTTTCTTAACGGCATGATCGTACTGCTCAAGCCGTTCATTCTACTATCCGACCTGGTTACCCGCAGTCTCGGCGGCAAGACACCCGAACATAACATCCGCGAAGAGATCAAGGCGCTAGCGCTGCTCGGCCGTGAACTGGACAAACTCGACGACGACGAACAGCGCGTGATCAGCAATGTGCTGGACCTGCATATGATTCGCCTGCGAGACATAATGACTCCACGCACCGTGTGTGAAGCGCTGGCTCCAGAGATGTCGCTGGCCGACGCCCTGACCCGCGTGCAAGACAGTCAGTTCTCACGCTACCCGGTGATCAGCGACGACGAGACCCCCCTCGGCGTAGTGTTCAGGGTCGATATCCTTGGCACCGACGACCTAAGCGCACCTGTGTCCTCGGTAATGAAACCGGTCAAGGTGGCGCAAGACTCACAGAATGTCGAAGCCCTGCTTAGTCAACTGCTCAACGAACAGCAGCACCTGTGTCTGGTATACGACGAGTTCGGTAGTTGGGGTGGACTGGTGACAATGGAAGACATCATTGAGACGCTGATTGGCAAACCGATTCTTGATGAAACGGACGACATCCCGAACATGCGCCGACTGGCCAAGCGACTGTGGGAGCACCGACTAAAAGCGGTGCGCTGA
- a CDS encoding carboxylesterase/lipase family protein, giving the protein MIYRIKTRPRFSPVLIGITFAPLFLALSGCLGGSSSSSRSGPQVQTGTFVDSPVAGLDYQGSQTDAGQTDEQGQFSYREGETISFAIGDLELGSAVGANILTPLSITPEADSADDQRVVNMLILLQSLDADGDLNNGIQISEAIREHVSLNADSIYFDQPPADFRASLATLVDELQQAGAFTDTDPRPRTVTTVANALEHFARSTSPRIVVSTTGGELRGFEANEDTWQFLGIPYAKPPLGDLRWRPPVAPEPWSGVREAVAWADQSAQDPTLQAVNKGGMSEDSLYLNITAPKDADNLPVMVWFHGGSFAILSANSSQYNNPEGLTEKGVVLVTVNHRLGPFGYIAHPLLTEESGYNGSGNYGQMDLVMALEWVRDNIAAFGGDPNNVTLFGQSGGGGKTYSLMNSPQATGLFHKAIVMSGFAPLDTISGPEVSLAESEAIGMALFERTGVTTLEEARALPWTAFAQADLINSIPRQTYRPNADNYYQPDTYYRNALDGMPSDVPLMAGVTSGDYDTLRAFLPIWLAQRSDTYQSEQFIYKFSRVPDGWADMGLRSCHGCELPYLFNHPAGMVQNYQLGLVLTPEGQRPVIGDLNGNGVSGSQGDAQDVFLSMEYGADDDQIADLTMTMWTNFAKTGNPSIEGFDWPVFTRENDTFVEIGPDAQSSVKTGLEAAMQ; this is encoded by the coding sequence ATGATTTACCGTATCAAAACACGCCCGCGGTTCTCTCCGGTCCTGATCGGGATCACTTTCGCTCCGCTGTTTCTGGCCTTGAGTGGCTGCCTCGGCGGTTCATCGTCATCATCCCGATCCGGCCCCCAGGTACAAACCGGTACCTTTGTCGATAGCCCTGTTGCCGGGCTGGATTATCAGGGCAGTCAGACTGACGCCGGCCAGACCGATGAGCAAGGACAGTTCAGCTACCGGGAAGGGGAGACCATCAGCTTCGCCATTGGTGATCTGGAGCTTGGCTCGGCGGTTGGCGCCAATATCCTCACGCCGCTGAGTATCACCCCGGAGGCTGATTCGGCGGACGATCAGCGGGTGGTCAATATGCTGATCCTGTTGCAGAGCCTGGATGCCGATGGTGACCTCAACAACGGCATCCAGATCAGTGAGGCAATTCGTGAGCACGTCTCGCTGAACGCTGACAGCATCTACTTTGACCAGCCGCCGGCGGATTTCCGAGCCAGTCTGGCAACCCTGGTGGATGAGCTGCAACAAGCCGGAGCCTTTACCGATACTGACCCACGGCCGCGCACAGTGACTACCGTGGCCAATGCTCTGGAGCATTTCGCCCGCTCAACCAGCCCGCGCATCGTGGTTTCAACCACCGGGGGTGAGCTGCGTGGTTTCGAGGCTAATGAGGATACCTGGCAGTTCCTGGGTATTCCCTATGCCAAACCGCCGCTGGGTGATCTGCGCTGGCGCCCGCCGGTAGCGCCGGAGCCATGGAGCGGGGTGCGGGAGGCGGTGGCCTGGGCTGATCAGTCGGCTCAGGATCCGACCTTGCAGGCGGTCAACAAGGGCGGCATGAGCGAGGATTCGCTGTATCTGAACATCACGGCTCCCAAGGATGCCGACAATCTGCCGGTCATGGTCTGGTTTCACGGTGGCTCCTTCGCCATCCTGTCGGCCAACTCCAGTCAGTACAACAACCCTGAAGGGCTTACTGAAAAGGGTGTAGTGCTGGTAACCGTGAATCATCGGCTGGGACCATTCGGCTACATTGCCCACCCGCTGCTGACTGAAGAGAGCGGTTATAACGGCTCAGGCAATTACGGTCAGATGGATCTGGTCATGGCCCTGGAGTGGGTACGGGACAATATCGCTGCTTTTGGTGGTGACCCGAATAACGTGACGCTGTTCGGCCAGTCCGGCGGCGGTGGCAAAACCTATTCGTTGATGAATTCGCCGCAGGCCACCGGGCTGTTCCACAAGGCGATTGTGATGAGCGGTTTTGCCCCGCTCGACACCATCAGCGGCCCGGAGGTGTCGCTGGCCGAATCGGAGGCTATCGGTATGGCGTTGTTCGAGCGGACCGGGGTTACAACCCTGGAGGAAGCCCGGGCACTGCCTTGGACTGCTTTTGCGCAGGCCGACCTGATCAACAGCATTCCGCGTCAGACCTACCGGCCCAATGCCGACAACTACTACCAGCCTGATACCTACTACCGCAATGCGCTCGATGGAATGCCCAGCGATGTACCCCTGATGGCCGGTGTCACGTCCGGCGACTACGACACGCTCAGAGCATTTCTGCCAATCTGGCTGGCCCAGCGCTCCGATACCTATCAGTCGGAGCAGTTCATCTACAAGTTCAGCCGTGTTCCTGATGGCTGGGCGGACATGGGCCTGCGCAGTTGTCATGGTTGCGAGCTGCCCTATCTGTTCAACCATCCAGCGGGCATGGTGCAGAACTATCAGCTGGGGCTGGTCCTGACGCCCGAGGGTCAGCGCCCGGTAATTGGGGACCTCAACGGTAATGGCGTAAGCGGTAGCCAGGGCGATGCGCAGGATGTGTTTCTGTCAATGGAGTACGGCGCGGACGATGATCAGATCGCTGATCTGACCATGACCATGTGGACCAACTTCGCCAAAACCGGTAACCCCAGTATCGAAGGCTTCGACTGGCCGGTGTTTACACGCGAGAATGACACCTTTGTCGAGATCGGTCCTGACGCTCAGAGCAGCGTGAAGACCGGGCTTGAGGCAGCGATGCAGTGA
- a CDS encoding carboxylesterase/lipase family protein yields the protein MSYAIPSKSGARSAILVFSLVPLLSLSGCLSSSSSSRSAPQVHTGTFVDSPVAGLDYQGSQTQSGQTDEQGQFSYREGETISFAIGDLELGSAVGANILTPLSITPEADSADDQRVVNMLILLQSLDADGDLNNGIQISEAIREHVSQNADSIYFDQPPADFRASLATLVDELQQAGAFTDTDPRPRTVTTVANALEHFARSTSPRIVVSTTGGELRGFEANEDTWQFLGIPYAKPPLGDLRWRPPVAPEPWSGVREAVAWSDQAAQNPGLERFGEGGMSEDSLYLNVTAPKDADNLPVMLWFHGGGFTALTSNTRPFNNPQALVSKGVVQVSVNHRLGPFGYIAHPELSAESGYNGSGNYGQMDLVMALEWVRDNIAAFGGNPGNVTIFGESGGGRKVLSLMASPQAKGLFHRAVSQSGTLFPDTRSLSAAEEIGSQLQSRLGAASLEEMRQRTWLQVVAAAAPLVPYTNIDNYYQPHAERVSFESGIQNDVPFMFLINTNDTPDPIYTVREVFPWMAPLSSSNHYAVLFSHQPAGWKARGVEAYHAAELAYLFNMPESVITHYQLGLVIDPATGESLVIGDLNGNGISGSQGDPDDIFASAGFDQVDEVVIDRMMTIWTNFAKTGDPSIPGEIDFPIYDAGSQSYVELSDGVDVKDNLADIFR from the coding sequence ATGTCATATGCCATACCCTCGAAATCAGGGGCGCGCTCGGCAATTCTGGTTTTTTCTCTGGTGCCTCTGCTGTCACTATCCGGCTGTTTGAGCAGTTCGTCATCATCCCGGTCAGCGCCGCAGGTGCATACCGGTACCTTTGTCGATAGCCCCGTTGCCGGGCTGGATTATCAGGGCAGTCAGACTCAGTCTGGCCAGACCGATGAGCAGGGGCAGTTCAGCTACCGGGAGGGGGAGACCATCAGCTTCGCCATCGGTGATCTGGAACTTGGCTCGGCGGTTGGCGCCAATATCCTCACGCCGCTGAGCATCACCCCGGAGGCTGATTCGGCGGACGATCAGCGGGTGGTCAATATGCTGATCCTGTTGCAGAGCCTGGATGCCGATGGTGACCTCAACAACGGCATACAGATCAGTGAGGCAATTCGTGAGCACGTCTCGCAGAATGCTGACAGCATCTACTTTGACCAGCCGCCGGCGGATTTCCGAGCCAGTCTGGCAACCCTGGTGGATGAGCTGCAACAAGCCGGAGCCTTTACCGATACTGACCCACGGCCGCGCACAGTGACTACCGTGGCCAATGCCCTGGAGCATTTCGCCCGCTCAACCAGCCCGCGCATCGTGGTTTCAACCACCGGGGGTGAGCTGCGTGGTTTCGAGGCTAATGAGGATACCTGGCAGTTCCTGGGTATTCCCTATGCCAAACCGCCGCTGGGTGATCTGCGCTGGCGCCCGCCGGTAGCGCCGGAGCCATGGAGCGGGGTGCGGGAGGCGGTGGCCTGGAGTGATCAGGCGGCCCAGAATCCTGGGCTGGAGCGTTTCGGTGAAGGTGGCATGAGTGAGGACTCACTGTACCTGAATGTGACTGCGCCCAAGGATGCCGACAATCTACCGGTCATGCTCTGGTTCCATGGTGGCGGCTTCACTGCCCTGACCAGCAATACCCGGCCGTTCAACAATCCGCAGGCGTTGGTCAGCAAGGGGGTCGTACAGGTATCGGTTAACCATCGGCTGGGGCCCTTTGGCTATATCGCTCACCCGGAACTGAGTGCCGAGAGCGGCTACAACGGATCAGGCAATTACGGTCAGATGGATCTGGTCATGGCCCTGGAGTGGGTACGGGACAATATCGCTGCTTTTGGCGGCAACCCTGGCAACGTTACCATTTTTGGTGAGTCTGGAGGTGGTCGCAAGGTACTGTCGCTGATGGCTTCGCCTCAGGCCAAGGGCCTTTTTCACCGGGCGGTCAGTCAGAGCGGCACGCTGTTCCCGGATACTCGCAGCCTGAGCGCGGCCGAGGAAATCGGCAGTCAGTTGCAGAGCCGGCTCGGCGCGGCCTCGTTGGAGGAAATGCGTCAGCGCACCTGGTTGCAAGTGGTGGCGGCAGCGGCACCGCTGGTGCCTTATACCAATATCGACAACTACTACCAGCCCCATGCCGAGCGAGTCAGTTTTGAAAGCGGCATCCAGAACGATGTGCCCTTCATGTTCCTGATCAACACCAATGACACGCCCGATCCAATCTATACGGTGCGGGAGGTGTTCCCCTGGATGGCGCCGCTGAGTAGTTCCAATCATTACGCCGTGCTGTTCAGCCATCAGCCTGCCGGTTGGAAAGCGCGTGGTGTAGAGGCTTATCACGCCGCTGAACTGGCTTATCTGTTCAACATGCCTGAAAGCGTGATTACCCACTACCAACTGGGCTTGGTGATTGATCCGGCCACTGGAGAGTCGCTGGTGATTGGTGACCTGAACGGCAACGGTATCAGCGGCTCGCAGGGTGACCCGGACGATATTTTTGCATCTGCCGGTTTTGATCAGGTGGATGAGGTGGTGATTGATCGAATGATGACTATCTGGACCAACTTCGCCAAGACCGGGGACCCGAGCATTCCGGGTGAGATCGACTTCCCGATTTACGATGCGGGTAGCCAGAGCTATGTCGAGTTGAGCGATGGAGTGGATGTCAAAGACAACCTGGCGGACATCTTCCGTTAA